CAGAACATCACGCGCCGGCGCGTCTCCTTCGCTGGCGCGTGTCGCAACAAGCGATGCGTCAAGCAACTCTTCGCGCAGATCACCATCGCCGCCCGCCACATCAAACCGCTGCACCTCAAGCGCAGGCACACCAACTGGCAACACAAAAAGCGCAACGCACAGCGTCACGCCCACCAAATACTTTGGACCGATTTTTTTCACGTCCCGTTCACCACTGCTCGGAGGGGGCTTCTCCCCTACCATACCCAAGCTGTCCCGGAATCACCATTCACGAAAACCTGAGAGAGGCCCCTTGGCCCCGTCGCGCGCGCGACTGCGCGGATTATCGCCCGTCGCGCTTTATTGCCAAATTGTGGCACGCAAAGCCCACCGGCTGCGCCGAGCAACCCCTTAGTGTGGCAAGACAGTGGAATCTCCTTTGGGTAGAAAAAGTGTTGCACCGTCGCAACGCGCTTAAAAAAAGGGGCATTCGCAACTCATGTTAACCGCGTAGAACGCAAGTTGCGCCCCAATTGCCCACTTCAATTCAATTTTTCGCCGCATTTCGCGGGAACTTCATAAGGAGTTTCGTCGCATGCATCTGATCGCAAAGCGGACGTGTGTTGGTAACAATTGACAGGAAAGGCTCCTCAAATGAAACACCCCCAACTCCTCAAACTCATTGCGCTCGGCGCATGCCTCTCGGGCACATCCGTGATGGCCGCAGAAGAAGTTACAAACCTGAACGTCAACGCCTTCGTGGCCGACAGTTGCACAGTCATTGCAGGCACTGCACTGTCTTTCGCGACCGTCGACACCTCAAGCGATGCAAGCCAAGTCACCCCCGGTGTCATCACCGTTGTCTGCACCTCCAGCCGCACCGGCATGACCGTTTCCCTCGGGAGCGGTGGTCAGGCTTCAAGCGGTGTGCGCTACATGTCCGATGGCGGCAGCAACACCATCCCTTACAAGCTCCACTCGGACATCGCGCATGCCAACGAAGTGGCCATTGATGGCAACGTTTTCTCCGGCAACGCAGCGCCCGCAATCCCGGTCATCATCCCGGTTTACGGCCAAATTCCCGCTGGCAACTACGCCACGGGGTCGTATTCTGACTCCATTGTAGTGACGCTGACCCACTAATCAGCAACGTTGTGTACAAAAAAATGGGAAAACCCGTGACAAAATCGAGCAGCATAAAACGGATTAGCAAGGCAACTCTGACATTGGCCGCGTGCCTGTCACTGATCACGGTTGCGACGGTTCCAACCGCCGCAACCGCCGATAGCCTGACCGTTTCCCCGACACGTTTGGCAGTGCCAAACCCAAACAAACAAACCAGCCTCACGGTCAAGGCGGGCGGCAAGTATCTGTCCGTCCTCCAGGTCCGTGTGATGAAATGGAACGAACGCGACGACCCGGCCAAGATGAAACCCACGCGCGACGTGGTGATCAGCCCCCCCGTGGCCAAGCTTCGTCCAGGTCAGGAACTGACTGTGCGGATCGTGCGGGTCAAAAAGCGCGCGGTGCGCAAGCGTGAATGCTACCGCGTGCTGGTTGATCGTCTGCCCGGGCGCGAGCAAAGCAAAAAGGCTGTGAAGCTTCAGGTTCGGCATTCCGTGCCGCTGTGCTTCACCTCCTAAGCAAGCCCTCGCGGTGGCGTCAGCCCACCACAAGCTGACGTCACCGTATGGGTCGACCCCTGAGCCCTCGATTGGTGTGTTTCCGTGCGTGATGTTTTAAAGTCCATAATGATCGGTGCTATTCTGGCCGTGCCCCCCGGCACCGCCATCCCCGAGCCAGCGCCCGCTCGGCTTGACGTCAACGCCAGCATCCCTGACGAGCTGCCCGTTTTCGAGACCGACACGCCGCTCATGCTCGAAGTGTCGGTTAACGGCAAAAGCACCGGGCTGGTCGCTGAGTTTCTGGTTCACGCGTCAAACCGCCGCCTCTCGATCACCCGTACCGAAATGAAAGAGATCGGCTTGCGCCCACCTGCCAGCTTGGGCAGTCAGATATACCTCGATGACATCGAAGGGCTAAGCTTTGACTATTTCGCCACGCGTCAAAGCATTAACATCAACGCGCTGCACGGTCTTATGCAGCCCGTCGTCAGCTCGGCGTCCTACCGGCCCGGCTTTGAAGAGCCGATCAAATCCTTCGGCGCTGTTCTGAATTATTCGCTCAGCGCGCAATTGGGCAACAACTCGGGGCGTGGTTTCGGGCTTGAGGCGGCAAGCGCCGCGCTGGATGGCTGGATCTTCTCCCCCATTGGCACGCTCAGCTCGACCGGCTTTGTTCAACACTCCACCGGCGCCACCGGCCAAACCCGGTTTGTGCGCCAAGAGACTCGGTTTGAATCCCACAACGCCAAACATGCGCTGACCTTTGCGGCGGGCGATGTCATGTCGTCCTCGCTGCAATGGGGGCGCCCAATCCGTATGGGGGGCGTGCAACTGCGCCGCGATTTCAGCCTGCGTTCCGATCTTGTGACCGAGCAATCGCTGTCCTTCTCCGGCGCGGCGGCTGTGCCCTCTACGGTCGATGTGTTCATCGAAAATAACCGCGCCTACTCCGGCACGCTCGAATCCGGCCCGTATGAGTTACAGGACCTGCCCGTCTATACCGGAGCAGGCGACGCCGAAATCGTAGTGCGCGATCAGAACGGCAATGTCACCCGCCGCAAGGTGCGCTTCTTCGCGGCCCAGAACCTGCTCAAGAAGGGGCTGGCGGATTACTCGCTCGAAGTCGGCCACGCCCGGCAATCCTATGGCAGCAAAAGCAACGATTACGCCAACGATATGATCGCCTCAGGCAGCTTGCGCTACGGGCTAAGCCGCAAGGTCACGCTCGAACTCCACGCCGAGGCCAAGAATGACCTGTCGATGTATAGCCTTGGCTTTTACACCGTGCCTTTTTCGCTGGCTGAAACCGGTCTCACCGTGGGGCAAAGCCACTATAACGGCACACGCGCGGGCTTTGTGCATGCCTCTTTGCGCACCACGGTCTGGGGCATCGACGTAAACGCCAGCAGCATGCGCTCCGAGCCGGGGTTTGCCGATCTGGCCTATGCCACCGGCATTGATTTTCTCGGCGCAGGCGAAATCGCGACAAGCGGCTCGCTTCTGGAAACCCCGCGCGCGCTCGACGTGCTTAGCCTTGCCATTCCGGTGGGCGGCGACAATCGCAAGCTCGGGCTGAGCATGGTCAATTCCAAACGCGCCAACTCCGAGGACCTGATCTATTCCGCCTCATTCGGCCGCCCCTTTGCCAATGGTCGCGGCTCGCTCAGCCTCAATGGCTCCTACAATTCCAAGAACCGCGAAAGCCGCGTTTCGCTCAGCATGTCGATGTCGCTGGGCAAGCGCACCTATGTGCGCAGCAACGTCGCCCATGATTACACCGGCGAGCTGACGGCAAGCACAAGCCTCGCCCGCTCGCTTGGGCAAGACATCGGAGACTATGGCTACAACTTCGAGATCGAAGGCAGCAAGAACAACGCCATCGCCTCGGCGCGCGGCGATTATCGCAGCCGCTACGCCCGCTTTGGTCTTGAGGCGCGCCAAGGCAAGAATGGTGGCTTCTTGCGGGCCGAAATGGACGGCGCACTGGTTGGCACGGGCGGCGCGATTGTTGCCGGCAACACTGTGCGCGACAGCTTTGCCGTGGTCGATGTCGGCGCGGCCGACGTGCCGATCTATTTGCAAAACCGCCGCGCTGCGCGCACCAACAAATCGGGCAAGGCGCTGGTGCCCGGCCTTGCCTCACACCGCAAGAACCGCGTCTCGCTTAACCTGCGTGATATTCCCGCCGACACCACCATCGGCGTCACTGCGATGGAGGTTGTCCCGGCCCGTCGCGCCGGGACACTGGTGGATTTCCAAGGCTCTACTGCGCCCTCGGTCGTTGTCGTGTTGCGCGATGCGGCTGGCAACCACCTGCCACCGGGCGCGGTGATCTATGCCAACGGCTCGAAATCCGAAACCTATGTCGGCTATGATGGCATCGCCTATATCGAAGACGTGCAAAAGACCAACACGCTCAAAATCCAAACGGTCAACGGGCCCTGCACCGCGCGCTTCACCCACGCCAAAAGCGTCAGCATGCAAGACATGATCGACCCGGTGGTGTGCAAATGATCCGGCGCGGCGGCACATCTCTGCGCTTGGCGTTTCTGGCGCTTGCCTCATGGCTGTTGCTTGCATCGGCCAGTGCGGCGGCGACCTGTTCCGCCTCGGTCAGCGATATCAATTTCGGCAACGTCAGCGTGCGCGCCGGGGCGGTGAACCAGACCTCCGGCGTGATCACCGTCACCTGCACGGGCATCCTCGCCCCCCTGACCGGCGCCTGTATCAGCTTCGGACCCGGCAGCGGCGGCGCGGGCGGAGGCAACTCTCCGCGCTACATGCGGCGCGGCGACAACGCAGCCCTCGCATACCAACTGCGTCCACTTGGCAATGGCGGCACCTTTGGCACGCTCAACCACATGTTCGTCAAACCGCCTTTGACAGGCGGCACCATTTCGGTGCCCTTTTATGCCGACATCACATCGCAATCCGTGGGCGTCGGCACCGGCTCCTACAGCTCGACGTTCTCTGGCACCAATAACATCAGCCTCACCTACGGCGTTCTGGCCTGCGGTCTATTGGGGGCAACCGTGCCCGTGCCGCCCTTCACCGTAAGCGCCGAAGTTGTGCCGAGTTGCGAAATCGACGTCACCACGCTCAGCTTTGGCTACATCAGCAGTTCGCTCAATTCCCCGATCGACGAAAGCGCCACAGTCAATGTGCGCTGCACTTCGGACACCGCCTATTCCGTGCGCATGGGCATGGGCACCGGCCCCGGCGTGACCAACCCGGCAATGCGCAAGATGAGTTCGGGCGGCAATACGCTCGCCTACGGCCTTTACCGCGACAGCGCCCGCTCGCTGGTCTGGGGCGACACCTCGACAACTGATGTCGACGCCAACGGCCTCGGCAGCAATCAGGCGTTCACCGTCTATGGCCGCATCCACGCCGGCCAATCCCCACCACCGGGAAGCTATTCTGATTCAGTTGTGGTGACGGTCAATTACTAATCGCACGCACCTTGCGCCCCGCCGCAACCGGCTGCGCCCGATGCCCCTGCCCCTGTCCCGCA
This genomic window from Rhodobacteraceae bacterium D3-12 contains:
- a CDS encoding spore coat U domain-containing protein produces the protein MKHPQLLKLIALGACLSGTSVMAAEEVTNLNVNAFVADSCTVIAGTALSFATVDTSSDASQVTPGVITVVCTSSRTGMTVSLGSGGQASSGVRYMSDGGSNTIPYKLHSDIAHANEVAIDGNVFSGNAAPAIPVIIPVYGQIPAGNYATGSYSDSIVVTLTH
- a CDS encoding fimbria/pilus periplasmic chaperone → MAACLSLITVATVPTAATADSLTVSPTRLAVPNPNKQTSLTVKAGGKYLSVLQVRVMKWNERDDPAKMKPTRDVVISPPVAKLRPGQELTVRIVRVKKRAVRKRECYRVLVDRLPGREQSKKAVKLQVRHSVPLCFTS
- a CDS encoding fimbria/pilus outer membrane usher protein — encoded protein: MIGAILAVPPGTAIPEPAPARLDVNASIPDELPVFETDTPLMLEVSVNGKSTGLVAEFLVHASNRRLSITRTEMKEIGLRPPASLGSQIYLDDIEGLSFDYFATRQSININALHGLMQPVVSSASYRPGFEEPIKSFGAVLNYSLSAQLGNNSGRGFGLEAASAALDGWIFSPIGTLSSTGFVQHSTGATGQTRFVRQETRFESHNAKHALTFAAGDVMSSSLQWGRPIRMGGVQLRRDFSLRSDLVTEQSLSFSGAAAVPSTVDVFIENNRAYSGTLESGPYELQDLPVYTGAGDAEIVVRDQNGNVTRRKVRFFAAQNLLKKGLADYSLEVGHARQSYGSKSNDYANDMIASGSLRYGLSRKVTLELHAEAKNDLSMYSLGFYTVPFSLAETGLTVGQSHYNGTRAGFVHASLRTTVWGIDVNASSMRSEPGFADLAYATGIDFLGAGEIATSGSLLETPRALDVLSLAIPVGGDNRKLGLSMVNSKRANSEDLIYSASFGRPFANGRGSLSLNGSYNSKNRESRVSLSMSMSLGKRTYVRSNVAHDYTGELTASTSLARSLGQDIGDYGYNFEIEGSKNNAIASARGDYRSRYARFGLEARQGKNGGFLRAEMDGALVGTGGAIVAGNTVRDSFAVVDVGAADVPIYLQNRRAARTNKSGKALVPGLASHRKNRVSLNLRDIPADTTIGVTAMEVVPARRAGTLVDFQGSTAPSVVVVLRDAAGNHLPPGAVIYANGSKSETYVGYDGIAYIEDVQKTNTLKIQTVNGPCTARFTHAKSVSMQDMIDPVVCK
- a CDS encoding spore coat U domain-containing protein, whose product is MIRRGGTSLRLAFLALASWLLLASASAAATCSASVSDINFGNVSVRAGAVNQTSGVITVTCTGILAPLTGACISFGPGSGGAGGGNSPRYMRRGDNAALAYQLRPLGNGGTFGTLNHMFVKPPLTGGTISVPFYADITSQSVGVGTGSYSSTFSGTNNISLTYGVLACGLLGATVPVPPFTVSAEVVPSCEIDVTTLSFGYISSSLNSPIDESATVNVRCTSDTAYSVRMGMGTGPGVTNPAMRKMSSGGNTLAYGLYRDSARSLVWGDTSTTDVDANGLGSNQAFTVYGRIHAGQSPPPGSYSDSVVVTVNY